In Candidatus Kuenenbacteria bacterium, one DNA window encodes the following:
- the murJ gene encoding murein biosynthesis integral membrane protein MurJ encodes MPKIKKNDKLLSMEFIKKLFKKLNGTTTGSAIVIAIFSILSKILGLLRDRILASRFGAGDTLDAYYAAFKLPDLIFNTLVLGALSAAFIPVFIELKAKKEKAARDDGQAEPIIEQLDDEIALPTGTPAHKVALENGNGFSHWDLSASIINIITLVLTIFGTIVWVLAPQFVELITPGFNNEKAQLTIELTRIMLISILFFGISNVFGGILQASKRFLTFAMAPVVYNLGIILGAIFLVDIWGERGLAWGVVFGALLHLLVQYPTARQIGFHWRAIIAWKNKAVRQVGELMLPRTIGLAANQINQLIITVIASGLISGSLAVFNLAFNLGSVPISIFAVSLAIATFPVLSESFALKNKKQFVEQLSLTARRIIYLMVPISVFMIALRAQLVRLILGSGSFDWEDTILTAESLGYFSVSLFAQGLVPLLARAFYAFQNTKIPVLVGLLSMGLNIIISIILAPIMGVAGLALALSLSSIFNFVFLAVILRHKVGNLQEKKIMISTIKICISALGALIFIQLIKYGVASMVDMRTFWGIMTQFLAACAGGIVVYLGVSAAIGSEEVRDIKNYLFIKINKDRH; translated from the coding sequence TTGCCAAAAATCAAGAAAAATGATAAATTACTATCAATGGAATTCATAAAAAAATTATTCAAAAAGCTGAATGGCACAACCACTGGCAGCGCTATTGTGATAGCGATTTTTTCTATTTTGAGCAAGATTTTGGGGCTTTTACGGGACAGGATTTTGGCAAGCAGATTTGGGGCGGGCGATACTTTGGATGCTTATTATGCGGCCTTTAAACTGCCGGATTTGATTTTTAATACTTTGGTTTTGGGGGCATTATCAGCGGCCTTTATCCCTGTTTTCATAGAACTAAAAGCCAAAAAAGAAAAGGCTGCCAGAGATGATGGTCAAGCTGAGCCAATAATAGAGCAGCTGGATGATGAGATAGCCCTACCGACTGGCACGCCAGCGCATAAGGTTGCTTTGGAAAATGGCAATGGTTTTAGCCATTGGGATTTGTCTGCCTCGATTATCAATATTATTACTTTAGTATTAACAATTTTTGGGACAATAGTCTGGGTTTTGGCACCCCAATTTGTTGAGCTGATCACGCCCGGTTTTAATAATGAGAAAGCCCAGCTCACTATAGAGCTGACTAGAATAATGTTAATTAGTATTTTATTTTTTGGAATAAGTAATGTTTTCGGGGGGATTTTGCAGGCCTCAAAAAGATTTTTAACATTTGCCATGGCTCCGGTTGTTTATAATTTGGGAATTATTTTGGGGGCGATATTTTTGGTGGACATTTGGGGCGAGCGCGGTTTGGCTTGGGGTGTGGTTTTCGGGGCATTATTGCATTTACTAGTACAATACCCGACAGCTAGGCAAATCGGTTTTCATTGGCGGGCAATAATCGCTTGGAAAAATAAAGCAGTACGTCAGGTCGGAGAGTTGATGCTACCAAGGACGATCGGCCTCGCCGCCAATCAGATAAATCAGCTGATTATTACGGTGATCGCCTCCGGTCTGATTTCCGGCTCATTGGCAGTTTTTAATTTGGCTTTCAATCTGGGTAGCGTACCAATCAGTATTTTTGCTGTGTCTTTGGCAATTGCCACCTTCCCAGTATTGAGTGAGAGTTTCGCACTGAAGAACAAAAAACAATTTGTGGAGCAGTTGTCCTTGACGGCCAGAAGGATTATTTATCTCATGGTGCCGATTTCTGTTTTTATGATAGCCCTAAGGGCGCAATTGGTGAGATTAATTTTGGGCTCAGGCTCTTTTGATTGGGAGGATACAATACTAACTGCCGAGTCTCTCGGCTATTTTTCTGTTTCGCTTTTTGCCCAAGGGCTGGTGCCTCTTTTGGCCAGAGCTTTTTATGCTTTTCAAAATACCAAGATCCCAGTTTTGGTTGGTTTATTGTCAATGGGATTGAATATTATTATTTCTATTATCTTGGCACCGATAATGGGCGTAGCTGGTCTGGCCTTGGCGCTTTCTCTTTCTAGTATTTTTAATTTTGTCTTTTTGGCGGTGATACTGCGCCACAAGGTCGGAAATTTACAGGAGAAGAAAATAATGATTTCCACCATAAAAATTTGCATTTCTGCTTTGGGGGCTTTAATATTTATACAGTTGATAAAATATGGGGTAGCCAGCATGGTGGATATGCGTACTTTTTGGGGGATAATGACCCAATTTTTGGCGGCTTGCGCCGGCGGTATTGTTGTTTATTTGGGAGTTAGCGCGGCTATAGGAAGCGAGGAAGTAAGGGACATTAAAAATTATTTATTTATAAAAATAAACAAAGATAGGCATTAG
- a CDS encoding CTP synthase: protein MNTKFIFVTGGVCSGLGKGIASASIGAILKACGYKVSTIKMDPYLNPDPGTMSPFQHGEVFVTDDGYEADLDLGHYERFIDVPLSRHSNLTSGQIYQEILEKERKGEYLGKTVQVVPHITNKIKDFIKAAAKSSKADFLMIEIGGTVGDIEGEPYLEAARQFHHEMGDQNVMFIHLTLLPFLATSKELKTKPTQMSVKELEKRGIHPDMILARSDYPIPKDLLDKIAMFCDIDEKAVIPAPTISSIYEVPLNFAKSNVSGIIFKKFGAKERKPNLRQWQNLIKKIKASNGKAVVIAKVGKYTAHGDAYISVDEALKAAAYANNTSIKIVAVDSEKLEENNKKEWGILKKADGILVPGGFGQRGIEGKILAAKYARERGIPYFGLCLGMQIMTIDFARYVLSTKEVNSEEFDQKVKHPVIHIMDEQKKNMEASDYGASMRLGAWPCKIKKGTLAYRAYGKNLISERHRHRYEFNNKYRKLLEEKGFEISGTSPNNKLVEIAEIKNHLWMLGVQFHPEFKSRPLNAHPLFRDFIKAAIKQKK, encoded by the coding sequence ATGAATACGAAGTTTATTTTTGTGACTGGCGGGGTTTGTTCTGGTTTGGGCAAGGGGATAGCCTCGGCCTCAATCGGGGCTATTTTGAAAGCCTGTGGTTACAAGGTTTCGACTATCAAGATGGATCCATATCTCAATCCTGACCCGGGCACAATGAGCCCTTTTCAGCACGGGGAGGTTTTTGTGACCGATGATGGCTATGAAGCAGACTTAGACCTTGGTCATTATGAGAGATTTATCGATGTGCCCCTGTCTAGACATTCAAATTTGACTTCCGGGCAAATATATCAGGAGATACTAGAAAAGGAGAGGAAGGGAGAATATTTGGGAAAAACAGTGCAGGTGGTACCCCATATCACCAATAAAATAAAAGATTTTATCAAAGCAGCGGCCAAGAGTTCAAAGGCTGATTTTTTGATGATAGAGATAGGCGGAACAGTCGGAGATATCGAGGGGGAGCCCTATTTAGAGGCGGCGAGGCAATTTCATCATGAGATGGGTGATCAGAATGTGATGTTTATCCATCTGACACTTTTGCCATTTTTGGCCACATCAAAAGAGCTCAAAACAAAACCCACTCAAATGTCTGTGAAAGAGTTGGAAAAAAGAGGCATACATCCGGATATGATTTTGGCCAGATCTGATTATCCGATCCCCAAGGATTTACTCGATAAGATCGCTATGTTTTGTGATATTGACGAAAAGGCGGTGATCCCAGCACCGACGATTTCCAGTATTTATGAGGTACCTTTGAATTTTGCCAAATCAAATGTTTCCGGCATTATCTTCAAGAAGTTTGGGGCAAAAGAAAGAAAGCCCAATCTGCGCCAGTGGCAAAACCTAATAAAGAAAATCAAAGCGAGTAACGGCAAGGCAGTGGTGATCGCCAAGGTGGGCAAATATACGGCTCATGGAGATGCTTATATCTCGGTCGACGAAGCTCTGAAGGCGGCGGCTTATGCCAACAATACAAGTATAAAGATAGTAGCGGTGGATTCTGAAAAGCTGGAAGAAAATAATAAAAAAGAATGGGGGATACTAAAAAAAGCTGATGGTATTTTGGTGCCTGGCGGTTTTGGCCAGCGGGGGATAGAAGGAAAAATTTTGGCTGCAAAATATGCCAGAGAGAGGGGGATACCATATTTTGGGCTGTGTCTTGGTATGCAGATCATGACGATTGATTTTGCCAGATATGTTTTGAGCACCAAAGAGGTAAACAGTGAGGAGTTCGACCAAAAAGTCAAGCACCCGGTGATTCATATTATGGATGAGCAAAAAAAGAATATGGAAGCTAGTGATTATGGGGCGAGCATGAGACTCGGCGCCTGGCCCTGTAAGATAAAGAAGGGTACTTTGGCCTATCGGGCTTATGGTAAAAATTTGATATCCGAAAGGCACCGCCACCGTTATGAATTTAATAATAAATACAGAAAGTTGCTTGAAGAAAAAGGTTTTGAGATTTCTGGGACATCCCCAAACAACAAATTGGTAGAAATAGCAGAGATAAAAAATCATCTTTGGATGCTCGGTGTGCAATTCCATCCGGAGTTTAAGTCGCGACCACTAAATGCCCACCCATTGTTTCGAGATTTTATAAAGGCGGCGATAAAGCAGAAAAAATAA
- the rplI gene encoding 50S ribosomal protein L9 — MIFVKMQVILLKDIKTLGKAGEVRNVSDGYAVNFLVPQKLAVMATADKLAELKTKLAKMEKEKKDKLSQDQNLAVRLQGLKLEIKAKAAQGGKLFAGISEKDIAGELKHQRNIIVPEKSIKIQKHIKEIGEQAVTIDLAHGSSANIVIKIIPLE; from the coding sequence TTGATTTTTGTTAAAATGCAGGTAATTTTATTGAAAGACATAAAGACTTTGGGCAAGGCTGGCGAGGTGCGCAATGTTTCTGATGGCTATGCCGTAAATTTTTTGGTACCGCAAAAATTGGCCGTAATGGCAACTGCCGACAAACTGGCAGAATTAAAAACCAAATTAGCCAAGATGGAGAAAGAAAAGAAAGATAAATTGAGCCAAGATCAAAATTTGGCTGTGCGGTTGCAGGGGTTGAAATTAGAAATCAAGGCTAAGGCGGCCCAAGGGGGCAAACTTTTTGCAGGAATTTCGGAAAAAGATATTGCTGGCGAGTTAAAGCACCAAAGAAATATAATAGTGCCAGAAAAAAGTATAAAAATCCAAAAACATATAAAAGAAATTGGTGAACAAGCCGTGACGATAGACTTGGCTCACGGCTCGAGCGCTAATATTGTTATAAAAATAATACCATTAGAATAA
- a CDS encoding S41 family peptidase: protein MITPENTADSGAIKKSGKFFSKSLNFYILAAVLIVVFAGGFALGKKESKVQITNSGGVEDFNYGEVKGKDAETPPFLGKDVNFKLFWDVWNKIQEKYVDRPVGETKLMYGAMAGLVASLDDPFSGFMEPKTATDFEESLAGRFEGIGAEIAIRHDVLTVVSPLPESPAEKAGVLAGDVIMEIDGYKTEKIDINDAVNRIRGEKGTTVNLKIYRQKENKILDIPVVRDVIKIVSVSLQRFSSEQYPELGDKKIDLVKVTNFNADTEERFRQIMVEVGKDNPDGLILDLRSNPGGYLDTAIMMANAWVDQGKVVVTEKFVDDKKMHLASEAPVLNKFRTVVLVNGGSASGSEIVAGALQDHGLATLVGEKTFGKGSVQELENLDDGSAIKITIARWLTPKGRTIDKEGIEPDIKVELTSQDFNDGKDPQLDRAIKFLLEGK from the coding sequence ATGATAACACCAGAAAATACGGCCGATAGTGGCGCGATCAAAAAAAGTGGTAAATTTTTTAGTAAAAGTCTTAATTTTTATATTCTAGCTGCAGTTTTGATAGTAGTTTTTGCCGGTGGTTTTGCTTTGGGTAAAAAAGAAAGCAAAGTACAAATCACCAATAGCGGCGGGGTTGAGGATTTTAATTATGGTGAGGTCAAAGGCAAGGATGCCGAAACCCCACCATTTCTCGGCAAGGACGTAAATTTTAAATTATTTTGGGACGTGTGGAATAAAATCCAGGAAAAATATGTTGACCGACCGGTAGGAGAAACAAAATTGATGTATGGGGCGATGGCTGGCTTGGTAGCTAGCTTGGACGATCCATTTTCTGGTTTTATGGAGCCCAAAACAGCCACAGATTTTGAGGAAAGCCTGGCCGGTAGATTTGAGGGCATTGGAGCGGAGATTGCTATTCGTCATGATGTCTTGACAGTGGTGTCGCCCTTGCCAGAGTCACCGGCAGAAAAGGCCGGTGTGTTGGCCGGTGATGTGATAATGGAGATTGACGGGTATAAAACAGAGAAAATTGATATCAATGATGCAGTCAATAGAATCCGTGGCGAAAAAGGAACAACGGTCAACCTGAAGATATATCGCCAAAAGGAAAACAAAATCCTTGATATTCCAGTGGTCAGAGACGTAATTAAGATTGTCAGTGTTAGTTTACAGCGGTTTAGCTCAGAACAATATCCGGAACTGGGTGACAAAAAAATAGATTTAGTAAAGGTGACAAATTTTAATGCTGATACCGAAGAGAGATTCCGGCAAATCATGGTAGAGGTGGGAAAAGATAATCCTGATGGGCTTATTTTGGATCTGAGGAGCAACCCGGGGGGCTACTTGGACACGGCCATCATGATGGCCAATGCTTGGGTCGATCAGGGCAAGGTGGTGGTGACCGAGAAATTCGTCGATGACAAGAAGATGCATCTGGCTTCTGAGGCGCCAGTTTTGAATAAATTTAGAACAGTAGTTTTGGTAAACGGCGGTTCAGCTTCGGGCTCGGAAATAGTGGCCGGAGCACTTCAGGATCACGGATTGGCGACCCTCGTTGGAGAAAAAACTTTTGGCAAGGGCTCGGTCCAGGAGCTGGAAAATCTAGACGATGGTTCAGCGATAAAAATAACAATTGCCCGTTGGCTGACACCCAAGGGAAGAACGATAGACAAGGAGGGCATAGAACCGGATATCAAAGTAGAATTAACCTCGCAAGATTTTAATGATGGCAAGGACCCACAGCTTGATCGGGCAATCAAATTTTTGCTGGAAGGGAAGTAG
- a CDS encoding sugar transferase, whose translation MKKTEILFSSILLPIDYLLLVLAGWSAYLVRFSKTYTENVREVVFALNQSTYMHWVYLIAFLWLVIFALAGLFSMRPSKKVFDLLNKIFLACSTGTLVVILIFFFSRELFTSRFIILAAWILSIIYISLAHLIVRGIQHLLYRKEIGVHRVILVGTDNTSEILAAEFYRNPGLGYKIIYRSKSTNGELAKKVDELASEEKVDEIIQADPNLSREEVIGLINLANKYHLDFKYAADLLGARRTNIDIKTINGIPLIEIKKTPLDGWGRVAKRIFDIIGAIFFLIIFSPLFLIITVLIKLDSLGPVFYKAERIGAKGKKFTLYKFRSMVVGADKMKEKLVTENERADGPLFKMKYDPRITRVGKFLRKTSLDELPNFWNVLTGKMSLVGPRPHEPNEVARYEEHHKKLLNIKPGITGMAQVSGRSTLDFETEVKLDTLYIETWSLKQDVIILFKTPIVVLRGKDAA comes from the coding sequence ATGAAAAAAACAGAAATATTGTTTTCTTCGATACTTCTGCCAATTGATTATTTGCTTTTAGTTTTGGCTGGCTGGTCAGCCTATCTGGTCCGTTTTTCCAAAACTTATACGGAAAATGTGCGCGAGGTGGTCTTTGCTCTCAATCAGTCTACCTATATGCACTGGGTTTATTTGATTGCTTTTTTGTGGCTCGTCATTTTTGCTTTGGCTGGATTGTTTTCTATGCGGCCGAGCAAGAAGGTTTTTGATTTATTGAATAAGATATTTTTGGCTTGTTCGACTGGTACCCTGGTAGTGATTTTGATTTTTTTCTTTTCACGGGAATTATTCACTTCCCGTTTTATTATTTTGGCGGCTTGGATTTTGTCTATTATCTATATCAGCTTGGCACACCTTATCGTCAGAGGCATACAACATCTGCTTTATCGCAAAGAGATCGGCGTACATCGGGTGATACTCGTCGGGACAGATAATACCAGTGAAATTTTGGCGGCCGAATTTTATCGCAATCCCGGGCTGGGATACAAGATAATTTATCGTTCCAAAAGTACCAATGGCGAACTAGCCAAAAAAGTAGATGAATTGGCGAGCGAGGAAAAAGTAGATGAGATCATCCAGGCGGATCCAAATTTGAGCCGTGAAGAAGTTATTGGGCTTATTAATTTAGCCAATAAATATCATCTAGATTTTAAATACGCAGCTGATTTGCTTGGCGCCAGAAGAACCAATATTGATATCAAGACGATCAATGGCATCCCTCTGATTGAGATAAAGAAAACCCCTCTAGACGGCTGGGGGCGGGTAGCCAAGAGAATTTTTGATATTATCGGAGCAATATTCTTTTTGATCATTTTTTCGCCCTTGTTTTTGATTATTACTGTTTTGATAAAATTGGATTCTCTGGGGCCGGTTTTTTACAAGGCAGAGCGAATCGGAGCCAAGGGCAAAAAATTTACTCTTTATAAATTTCGGTCAATGGTGGTCGGCGCAGACAAGATGAAAGAGAAATTGGTCACGGAAAACGAGAGGGCTGACGGGCCGCTTTTCAAAATGAAATATGATCCGAGGATCACCCGGGTGGGCAAGTTTTTGCGCAAAACCAGCCTCGATGAGTTGCCAAATTTTTGGAATGTTTTGACCGGAAAAATGAGTCTGGTGGGCCCGCGCCCTCATGAGCCAAATGAGGTGGCTAGATATGAAGAGCACCACAAAAAGCTTTTGAATATCAAGCCGGGGATCACTGGCATGGCGCAGGTGTCTGGCCGGTCGACTCTCGATTTTGAGACAGAGGTAAAGCTGGATACTCTATATATTGAGACTTGGAGTTTGAAGCAAGATGTGATTATTTTATTCAAAACCCCTATAGTGGTGCTCCGAGGGAAAGATGCGGCGTAG
- a CDS encoding endonuclease, which yields MNKFLYLYRELLKKHGSPKDQWSLWCRRPKTKRQREEVIIGAILTQNTNWQNVKKAIANLKQAKKCSLKLILELKTEKLEQLIRPSGFYKTKAKYLQGVARFIIESGGVGKLMKREGQELRRGILKLKGVGPETADSILLYALDRPVFVVDEYTRRIARAKNLVKNMDYEYLRKLFEDNLPKKFEVYQDFHALIVVEGKHAGRKAGK from the coding sequence ATGAATAAGTTTTTATATTTATACAGAGAGTTGTTGAAAAAACATGGCTCGCCAAAAGACCAGTGGAGTTTGTGGTGCCGGCGGCCGAAAACCAAAAGGCAAAGAGAAGAGGTGATCATCGGGGCGATTTTGACCCAGAATACTAATTGGCAAAATGTGAAAAAAGCAATTGCCAATTTGAAGCAGGCAAAAAAGTGCTCACTAAAATTAATTTTGGAATTAAAAACAGAAAAGCTGGAACAACTAATTCGGCCAAGTGGATTTTATAAGACCAAGGCCAAATATTTGCAGGGCGTGGCAAGATTTATTATTGAGAGTGGGGGAGTGGGTAAATTGATGAAACGCGAAGGTCAAGAATTGAGAAGAGGGATTTTAAAATTGAAAGGTGTGGGGCCGGAAACGGCGGATAGTATTTTATTGTATGCTTTGGATAGGCCGGTGTTTGTGGTCGATGAATATACCAGAAGAATCGCGAGAGCAAAAAATTTGGTTAAAAATATGGATTATGAATATTTGAGAAAATTGTTTGAAGATAATCTGCCCAAAAAATTTGAAGTTTATCAAGATTTTCATGCTTTGATTGTGGTGGAGGGGAAACATGCTGGTAGGAAAGCAGGCAAGTAG
- a CDS encoding pyridoxal phosphate-dependent aminotransferase, which translates to MSNKLKLSNRVNDLMSSPIRKFWPLVMAAEKRGVEVLKLNIGDPDIPPPAEIVRGIKNIKAQNLGYAPSGGMVENVDAWRDYYKKFGIKLERENIIPTVGASEAILLAFLAVADSEEEILVFEPLYASYKGLAKMAGVNLKPVTLRLENNFQLLETKEIEKKISKKTRAIVIINPDNPTGKVWSARELETISQLAEKYNLYLIVDETYREIVFRGKLKNILTFAKTRERTILIDSVSKRFSVPGIRLGAVVSFNKEIMGAILKIAMVRLSAPSVGQLATIEILKQAKKYTDKIRKEYQKRSQVALKELQKMSGVVFRESAGAFYQVVKLPIKDSEDFIRFMLEKFSYKNKTVLVSPMADFYITPGLGQNEIRLAYVLESKKLKEGVEILGRGLKEYLNK; encoded by the coding sequence ATGAGCAATAAATTGAAATTATCAAATAGGGTCAATGATCTGATGTCATCACCGATCAGAAAATTTTGGCCTTTGGTCATGGCGGCAGAAAAGCGGGGGGTGGAGGTTTTGAAATTAAATATCGGCGATCCGGATATTCCGCCACCAGCGGAAATAGTCCGGGGCATTAAAAACATAAAAGCGCAAAATCTCGGCTATGCACCATCTGGTGGAATGGTAGAAAATGTGGATGCTTGGAGAGATTATTATAAAAAATTTGGCATAAAGCTGGAAAGAGAAAATATCATTCCGACAGTGGGGGCGTCAGAGGCAATACTTTTGGCTTTTTTGGCGGTGGCTGATAGTGAAGAGGAGATTCTGGTGTTTGAGCCGCTTTATGCGAGCTACAAGGGCCTAGCCAAGATGGCTGGGGTGAATTTGAAACCAGTGACTTTGAGATTGGAGAATAATTTCCAGCTGCTAGAGACAAAAGAAATAGAAAAGAAAATAAGTAAGAAAACCCGGGCGATAGTGATCATCAACCCGGACAACCCGACAGGTAAGGTGTGGAGCGCTAGAGAGCTAGAGACAATCAGCCAGTTGGCAGAGAAGTATAATTTGTATTTGATTGTGGACGAGACTTATCGGGAGATTGTTTTCCGGGGCAAGCTGAAAAATATTTTGACTTTTGCAAAAACAAGAGAAAGGACGATTTTGATTGATAGCGTGTCCAAGAGATTTTCTGTGCCAGGGATCAGACTCGGCGCAGTGGTTTCTTTCAATAAAGAAATCATGGGGGCGATTTTGAAGATAGCAATGGTCAGACTTTCAGCGCCGTCAGTGGGGCAATTGGCAACAATAGAAATTTTGAAGCAGGCAAAAAAATATACAGATAAAATTAGAAAGGAATACCAAAAGAGGAGCCAGGTGGCTTTAAAAGAGCTCCAAAAGATGTCAGGTGTAGTTTTTCGTGAGTCAGCTGGGGCATTTTATCAGGTGGTGAAATTGCCAATCAAAGATAGCGAGGATTTTATCCGTTTTATGCTGGAAAAATTTAGCTATAAAAATAAGACTGTTTTGGTGTCGCCGATGGCAGATTTTTATATTACGCCGGGGCTGGGGCAAAATGAAATCAGATTGGCTTATGTGCTGGAGAGCAAAAAACTGAAAGAGGGGGTGGAGATTTTGGGGCGAGGACTGAAGGAGTATTTAAATAAATAG
- the amrB gene encoding AmmeMemoRadiSam system protein B: MKRNRDYSVFIITALVVLQLGQFYYFFNNSVKEQKTPVVEEQEIIAHRAYFMNQEFYDEAYEQGSSQAKEPGTRVHGAILPHHLIVKDKIAAFLSGIEKNNYETVVMIGPNHFERGASNIIFSRAKWQTPYGELLPNGKLAYNLIEAGFIPDEDPFAGEHAISGLVGFVKKSFPQAKFLSIIIRPTAKTEELDRLIEVIAKSVDPEKALLLASVDFSHYLNVAESDKNDEISKMAIESGEVEKILAIPVDSPKAIYVLMSYLKQIGAEKSNLIFHTNSGRLIGQMEAETTSHMFFYFSREKF, from the coding sequence ATGAAGAGAAATAGGGATTATTCGGTTTTTATTATTACTGCCCTAGTGGTTTTACAACTGGGGCAGTTTTATTATTTTTTTAATAATTCAGTTAAAGAACAAAAGACGCCAGTAGTAGAGGAGCAAGAAATTATTGCGCACCGGGCTTATTTCATGAATCAAGAATTTTATGATGAAGCGTACGAACAAGGCAGTAGCCAAGCCAAGGAGCCTGGAACAAGAGTGCATGGCGCGATTTTGCCGCACCATCTGATAGTTAAAGATAAGATCGCCGCTTTTTTGTCGGGAATAGAAAAAAATAATTATGAAACAGTGGTGATGATCGGGCCAAATCATTTTGAACGCGGAGCGAGTAATATTATTTTTTCTCGGGCTAAATGGCAGACGCCATATGGAGAATTGCTGCCCAATGGAAAATTGGCTTATAACCTAATCGAGGCCGGTTTTATTCCAGACGAAGATCCTTTTGCCGGTGAACACGCAATTTCCGGTTTAGTTGGATTTGTTAAAAAAAGTTTTCCTCAGGCTAAATTTTTATCTATAATTATCAGACCGACGGCCAAGACAGAAGAGTTGGATAGGTTGATCGAAGTGATAGCCAAGAGCGTTGATCCGGAGAAGGCTTTGTTGTTGGCGAGCGTGGATTTTTCACATTATCTCAATGTGGCAGAATCTGATAAAAATGATGAAATCTCAAAGATGGCGATTGAGTCAGGTGAGGTGGAGAAAATTTTGGCCATACCAGTTGATTCGCCCAAAGCAATTTATGTTTTGATGAGTTATCTGAAACAGATCGGCGCTGAGAAAAGCAACTTGATTTTTCATACCAATTCTGGCCGATTAATTGGACAAATGGAGGCGGAGACGACCAGCCATATGTTTTTTTACTTCAGTCGGGAAAAATTTTAG
- a CDS encoding type II secretion system protein — MIKNKRGFTLIELLVVIGIISVLATLGVVAFGGARGKARDAKRLNDLNQIGRFLAFGCLVPAGGPGEYDLSQLIEEYRVKYPQYASQIPSNLKDPKTGTESNSNYKYIINENNQCVLYANLENENQAVTLPSLNAPTPGGGKGILEAATAGPNGTKKYFQISN; from the coding sequence ATGATTAAGAATAAGAGGGGATTTACGTTAATAGAGCTTTTGGTGGTGATAGGCATTATTTCGGTTTTGGCGACTTTGGGCGTAGTGGCTTTTGGCGGGGCTCGGGGTAAAGCCAGAGATGCCAAGAGATTAAATGATTTAAACCAAATTGGTAGATTTTTGGCTTTTGGATGTTTGGTGCCAGCTGGGGGGCCGGGGGAATATGATCTTAGCCAGTTGATTGAGGAGTATAGGGTAAAATATCCTCAATACGCTAGTCAGATCCCCAGTAATTTGAAAGATCCGAAAACCGGCACAGAGAGTAATTCTAATTATAAATATATAATCAACGAAAATAATCAGTGCGTGTTGTATGCCAATTTGGAAAATGAAAATCAGGCAGTAACCTTGCCAAGCTTAAATGCGCCGACACCGGGCGGGGGTAAAGGAATTTTGGAGGCCGCGACAGCAGGACCCAATGGCACAAAGAAATATTTTCAAATTTCAAATTAA
- a CDS encoding tryptophan-rich sensory protein, with amino-acid sequence MDNTYNWYQNLIKPSFAPPSWLFGSVWSVLYTIIIISFGYTAFLFFKGKIPFIVFLPFILNIIFNLIFTPLQFGLRNNFLAAIDIVLVLGTLAWALFVVFPYARWVSYANIPYLLWVMFAAILQITITAMNWGK; translated from the coding sequence ATGGATAATACATATAATTGGTATCAGAATTTGATCAAACCGTCTTTCGCACCGCCAAGCTGGCTTTTTGGGTCGGTTTGGAGCGTACTTTATACGATCATTATCATTTCTTTCGGCTATACGGCTTTTTTGTTTTTTAAGGGCAAAATACCATTTATTGTTTTTTTGCCTTTTATTTTAAATATTATTTTCAATTTGATTTTTACACCCTTGCAGTTTGGGTTGAGAAATAATTTTTTGGCCGCTATTGATATCGTATTGGTTTTGGGCACTCTAGCTTGGGCGCTGTTCGTAGTTTTTCCTTATGCGAGGTGGGTGAGCTATGCCAATATACCGTATTTGCTTTGGGTGATGTTTGCTGCGATTTTGCAGATTACCATCACAGCGATGAATTGGGGTAAATAA
- a CDS encoding desulfoferrodoxin FeS4 iron-binding domain-containing protein, with protein sequence MIKKGQVYKCEICGNVVEVVSAGGGTLVCCGEPMNLQGNKEE encoded by the coding sequence ATGATCAAAAAAGGCCAAGTTTATAAATGCGAGATTTGTGGCAATGTGGTCGAGGTAGTATCGGCCGGGGGAGGGACACTCGTCTGTTGCGGGGAGCCGATGAATTTGCAAGGAAATAAAGAAGAGTAA